The Cloeon dipterum chromosome X, ieCloDipt1.1, whole genome shotgun sequence genome includes a window with the following:
- the LOC135945983 gene encoding histone H1-III-like — MADTSAAPATTAAAPASPAKAKKAKAPKAAGAKKVVPAHPPTAQMVNAAIKNLKERGGSSLQAIKKYIAATYKIDAEKLAPFIRKYLKSAVAAGKLVQTKGKGASGSFKLSATTAAPKKEKVVKPKKPASEKKVKKTKVVKPKKATGEKKAAAKPKKVVAEKKVAKKPAAVKKAKSPKKDKKPKTAAAKPKTPKAKKVAAKKPAAKKAAPKKAAAKKA; from the coding sequence ATGGCTGATACCTCTGCCGCTCCCGCtactactgctgctgctcccgCCAGCCCGGCCAAGGCCAAGAAGGCCAAGGCCCCCAAGGCTGCGGGTGCCAAGAAGGTGGTGCCTGCTCACCCCCCGACGGCTCAGATGGTGAACGCCGCCATCAAGAACCTGAAGGAACGTGGAGGCTCTTCCCTTCAGGCGATTAAGAAGTACATCGCCGCCACTTATAAGATCGACGCCGAGAAATTGGCTCCTTTCATCCGTAAGTACCTGAAGTCTGCTGTCGCCGCTGGCAAACTTGTCCAAACCAAGGGCAAGGGTGCTTCTGGCTCATTCAAGTTGAGCGCTACCACCGCTGCTCCTAAGAAGGAGAAGGTGGTAAAGCCCAAGAAGCCCGCTAGCGAGAAGAAGGTCAAGAAGACCAAGGTCGTGAAACCCAAGAAGGCCACTGGTGAGAAGAAAGCTGCTGCCAAGCCCAAGAAGGTGGTCGCCGAGAAAAAGGTCGCTAAGAAGCCCGCCGCAGTCAAAAAGGCCAAATCTCCTAAGAAGGACAAGAAGCCCAAGACCGCCGCTGCCAAGCCCAAGACCCCCAAGGCCAAGAAGGTAGCCGCAAAGAAGCCCGCTGCCAAGAAGGCCGCCCCTAAAAAGGCCGCCGCCAAGAAGGCTTAA
- the LOC135947386 gene encoding histone H2B produces MPPKTSGKAAKKSGKAQKNISKSDKKGKRKRRKESYAIYIYKVLKQVHPDTGVSSKAMSIMNSFVNDIFERIAAEASRLAHYNKRSTITSREIQTAVRLLLPGELAKHAVSEGTKAVTKYTSSK; encoded by the coding sequence ATGCCACCCAAGACGTCCGGAAAGGCCGCCAAGAAGTCGGGCAAGGCCCAGAAGAACATCAGCAAGTCCGACAAGAAGGGCAAGAGGAAGCGCAGGAAGGAGTCTTACGCCATCTACATCTACAAGGTGCTGAAGCAGGTGCACCCCGACACCGGCGTGTCGAGCAAGGCGATGAGCATCATGAACTCGTTCGTCAACGACATCTTCGAGCGCATCGCCGCCGAAGCCAGCCGCCTGGCGCACTACAACAAGCGCTCGACCATCACCTCTCGGGAAATCCAGACCGCCGTCCGCCTGCTGCTGCCCGGTGAACTGGCCAAGCACGCCGTGTCTGAGGGCACCAAGGCCGTGACCAAGTACACGAGCTCCAAGTAA
- the LOC135947383 gene encoding histone H2A, whose protein sequence is MSGRGKGGKVKGKAKTRSSRAGLQFPVGRIHRLLRKGNYAERVGAGAPVYLAAVMEYLAAEVLELAGNAARDNKKTRIIPRHLQLAIRNDEELNKLLSGVTIAQGGVLPNIQAVLLPKKTDKKA, encoded by the coding sequence ATGTCCGGCCGTGGAAAGGGAGGCAAGGTGAAGGGAAAGGCAAAGACCCGCTCGAGCCGTGCGGGACTTCAGTTCCCCGTGGGCCGCATCCACCGTCTGCTGCGCAAGGGCAACTACGCCGAGCGCGTCGGTGCCGGCGCCCCCGTCTACCTGGCCGCCGTCATGGAGTACTTGGCCGCCGAGGTGCTCGAGTTGGCCGGCAACGCCGCCCGCGACAACAAGAAGACCCGCATCATCCCTCGCCACCTGCAGCTCGCCATCCGTAACGACGAGGAGCTGAACAAGCTGCTCTCCGGAGTGACCATCGCCCAGGGAGGTGTCCTGCCCAACATCCAGGCCGTCCTTCTGCCCAAGAAGACCGACAAGAAAGCATAA
- the LOC135947388 gene encoding histone H4: protein MTGRGKGGKGLGKGGAKRHRKVLRDNIQGITKPAIRRLARRGGVKRISGLIYEETRGVLKVFLENVIRDAVTYTEHAKRKTVTAMDVVYALKRQGRTLYGFGG, encoded by the coding sequence ATGACTGGACGTGGAAAGGGAGGCAAGGGACTCGGCAAGGGAGGCGCCAAGCGTCATCGCAAGGTGCTGCGCGACAACATCCAGGGCATCACCAAGCCGGCCATCCGCCGTCTGGCCCGCCGCGGCGGAGTCAAGCGTATCTCCGGCCTCATCTATGAGGAGACCCGCGGCGTGCTCAAGGTGTTCCTTGAGAACGTGATCCGCGACGCCGTCACCTACACAGAGCACGCCAAGAGGAAGACCGTCACCGCCATGGACGTCGTCTACGCCCTCAAACGCCAGGGCCGCACCCTCTACGGCTTCGGCGGCTAA
- the LOC135947381 gene encoding histone H3 encodes MARTKQTARKSTGGKAPRKQLATKAARKSAPATGGVKKPHRYRPGTVALREIRRYQKSTELLIRKLPFQRLVREIAQDFKTDLRFQSSAVMALQEASEAYLVGLFEDTNLCAIHAKRVTIMPKDIQLARRIRGERA; translated from the coding sequence ATGGCCCGTACGAAGCAGACCGCTCGCAAGTCGACCGGAGGCAAGGCGCCCCGCAAGCAGCTGGCCACCAAGGCCGCGAGGAAGAGCGCGCCGGCCACCGGCGGCGTCAAGAAGCCCCATCGCTACAGACCCGGAACCGTGGCCCTGCGTGAGATCCGTCGCTACCAGAAGAGCACGGAGCTGCTGATCCGCAAGCTGCCCTTCCAGCGTCTGGTGCGTGAGATCGCCCAGGACTTCAAGACCGACCTGCGCTTCCAGTCGTCGGCCGTGATGGCCCTGCAGGAGGCGAGCGAGGCCTACCTGGTCGGCCTGTTCGAGGACACTAACCTGTGCGCCATCCACGCCAAGCGCGTCACCATCATGCCCAAGGACATCCAGCTGGCCCGCCGCATCCGCGGAGAGCGTGCTTAA
- the LOC135947387 gene encoding histone H4 has product MTGRGKGGKGLGKGGAKRHRKVLRDNIQGITKPAIRRLARRGGVKRISGLIYEETRGVLKVFLENVIRDAVTYTEHAKRKTVTAMDVVYALKRQGRTLYGFGG; this is encoded by the coding sequence ATGACTGGACGTGGAAAGGGAGGCAAGGGACTCGGCAAGGGAGGCGCCAAGCGTCATCGCAAGGTGCTGCGCGACAACATCCAGGGCATCACCAAGCCGGCCATCCGCCGTCTGGCCCGCCGCGGCGGAGTCAAGCGTATCTCCGGCCTCATCTATGAGGAGACCCGCGGCGTGCTCAAGGTGTTCCTTGAGAACGTGATCCGCGACGCCGTCACCTACACAGAGCACGCCAAGAGGAAGACCGTCACCGCCATGGACGTCGTCTACGCCCTCAAGCGCCAGGGCCGCACCCTCTACGGCTTCGGCGGCTAA
- the LOC135947380 gene encoding uncharacterized protein LOC135947380: MAEGKAAGPRSHCGRMGALGLRCPNKHNLLFFYAPAQGVVSFVGLAVNSANPRILQKLFPKKDLTSTLLACSTIGTGLYLYNRPHMQSAPTQFRLSYSVYGALLFNFGSLLLFAVAKSYLPENTNLATLVGLASCYSLVKVGTSYLDHIDSQLQKE; this comes from the exons ATGGCAGAAGGAAAAGCCGCTGGTCCTCGGTCACATTGCGGCCGTATGGGTGCCCTGGGCCTCAGGTGCCCCAACAAGCACAACCTCCTCTTCTTCTACGCTCCTGCTCAGGGCGTAGTCAGCTTTGTCGGTCTCGCGGTCAACTCGGCAAATCCACGCATTCTCCAAAA GTTGTTCCCGAAGAAGGACTTGACGAGTACGTTACTTGCCTGTTCCACCATCGGAACGGGGCTCTACCTGTACAATAGGCCGCACATGCAATCTGCACCTACGCAATTTAGACTGTCCTACAG CGTTTACGGTGCTCTACTGTTCAACTTTGGCTCACTGCTGTTGTTCGCCGTGGCCAAGAGCTACCTGCCGGAGAACACCAACCTCGCGACCTTGGTCGGCTTAGCCTCCTGCTACAGCCTTGTCAAAGTTGGCACCTCCTATTTGGACCACATCGACTCGCAGCTACAAAAAGAGTAA